In the Caenorhabditis elegans chromosome X genome, one interval contains:
- the set-30 gene encoding MYND-type domain-containing protein (Confirmed by transcript evidence), whose translation MSSGDAPLEVVGVEKIGSKPRSKEFYPFAYSLLDCTKDDYCWTCLGENVELTCEQCKVAKFCSKQCETSGAIDHKYECGPLKKCPDLNTDERMLIRIVGRYKDIHSGKDKSIDGFYNNRESKRSVMEIWEHCADMKKDENAMKSFKKTYDRVKQFGDTNHLMDEEVTFQLHSRNFINRHSISNVDYLREIGKGLYLDLCKYDHSCRPNAIYSCNGIVAKLRALHDNVDLENVETTHYTYIELPPCKIQRRHMLKETWYFECHCERCDDPDDNWLTSVLCPVCISKTEYRKTIKLHGPEAYANPETLEIVCDRCSTTLDREYIFMALDGMRTIRRTVEGAEDETKDPIELLKIYQGALMTYERILPMSNAYFCQLIAAMIPLISRVSMTKKERLVASLDLHLKCETFVRYVYRHAHPSKAMHFLQMGQLHLELANDKDAARCLIEAHRIMDYLFGADHFLSKQTKGFMDHALSSLMQFQRNFVNVLDRVPEAKQALEERFMTADEKKALKDSEKNKRKRNNKKNKKIEQKNEQKSSGENGNSKTKGVEDGLEDLPELVAEM comes from the exons ATGTCGTCTGGAGATGCTCCGTTAGAAGTGGTAGGGGTGGAGAAAATTGGGTCCAAACCTAGAAGCAAAGAATTCTATCCGTTTGCTTACTCTCTTTTAGACTGTACCAAAGACGATTACTGCTGGACATGTCTTGGAGAGAACGTTGAATT AACATGCGAACAATgtaaagttgcaaaattttgctcgAAGCAATGTGAAACATCAGGAGCAATTGACCACAAG taCGAGTGTGGacctttgaaaaaatgccCGGATTTGAACACTGATGAAAGAATGCTTATTAGAATTGTTGGACGGTATAAGGATATTCATTCTGGAAAAGACAAAAGCATCGATGGATTTTACAACAACCGAGAGAGCAAGAGAAGCGTCATGGAAATTTGGGAGCACTGTGCGGAtatgaaaaaagatgaaaatgctatgaaatcttttaaaa AAACCTACGATAGAGTGAAACAATTCGGCGACACTAATCATTTAATGGATGAAGAAGTAACGTTCCAGCTTCACTCCAGAAACTTCATCAATCGACATAGCATATCGAATGTGGATTATTTacgagaaattggaaaaggtCTTTATTTGGATCTTTGTAAATACGATCACTCTTGCAGACCTAATgcg atcTACAGTTGTAACGGGATCGTGGCAAAGTTGCGAGCTCTTCATGATAATGTTGATTTAGAAAATGTCGAAACTACACATTACACCTACATTGAATTACCACC CTGTAAAATCCAGCGTCGTCATATGCTTAAAGAAACATGGTATTTCGAATGTCACTGTGAAAGATGTGACGATCCAGATGACAACTGGCTAACATCAGTTCTTTGCCCAGTTTGCATTTCAAAG acagaatatcgaaaaacaattaaactaCATGGTCCGGAGGCATATGCGAATCCTGAAACATTGGAGATTGTATGTGATAGATGCAGTACCACGTTGGATAGG gaatacATCTTCATGGCTCTTGATGGCATGAGAACTATCCGTCGAACTGTAGAAGGAGCTGAAGAtgaaacg AAAGATCCCATCGAGCTTCTTAAAATCTACCAAGGAGCACTGATGACCTATGAGCGTATTTTGCCAATGTCAAATGCCTATTTCTGTCAGCTTATTGCTGCAATGATCCCTCTAATCTCAAGAGTAAGCATGACGAAAAAAGAGCGATTGGTGGCTTCTTTGGATCTTCATCTGAAATGTGAAACATTTGTGAGATATGTCTATCGTCATGCTCATCCTTCAAAAGCAATGCacttttt GCAAATGGGTCAGCTTCACTTGGAGCTCGCCAATGACAAAGATGCGGCAAGATGTTTGATTGAAGCTCATCGCATCATGGATTATCTTTTCGGAGCGGATCATTTCCTGTCAAAGCAGACCAAGGGATTTATGGATCACGCTTTGTCGTCTCTAATGCAATTCCAGAGAAACTTTGTCAATGTTTTGGACCGAGTACCGGAAGCCAAACAGGCATTGGAAGAGCGCTTCATGACGGCCGATGAGAAAAAAGCGCTGAAAGATTCGGAAAAGAATAAGAGGAAAagaaataataagaaaaacaagaaaattgagcagaaaaatgagcaaaaaagtagcggtgaaaatggaaattcaaagACAAAGGGAGTTGAAGACGGATTGGAAGATTTGCCAGAACTTGTTGCTGAAATGTAG